Proteins from a single region of Pyrus communis chromosome 6, drPyrComm1.1, whole genome shotgun sequence:
- the LOC137737876 gene encoding probable pectinesterase/pectinesterase inhibitor 21 has product MGGADGSNKKKKFAIIGASALILVAMVVAVTVGVTVSRRGGGSSDGHTSTSTKAIQAICQPTDYKKTCEESLSGAAGNVTDPKELIKVGFQVTMDMLRGVIEKSTTLKDLAKDPSTGDALQNCKELLEYAIDDLGDSFDRIGAFDMSKLDLYVEDLKVWLSAAMTYEQTCLDGFENTTGDAGQKMREFLKTSQELTNNGLAMVDQVSTMFGALNVKSGRRLLEATAGTVAKKFQKAKVIPAWIDNRRLDLATATPQTLKPDVVVAKKGGGKYTTVNEALKDIPKDNAVKVFVIYVKEGVYEEHVLFDKHMTNVMLIGDGPTKTIITGRKNFAEGTKTMQTATVGVVGDYFIAKDIGFENTAGAVGHQAVALRVQSDLSIFYNCKMDGYQDTLYTQTHRQFYRDCTISGTIDFIFGDAAAVFQNCKMIVRKPLENQACMVTAHGRLDRRSPSGIILQNCTISGEPGYEKDLNKAYLGRPWKNYARAIVMQSQIDDVIAPEGWMEWIGSNNHQSCWFGEFGNRGLGADQTKRATWRGIKKLTAQHAADFTAGRFVFGDRWIQPSGVPYVAGMMP; this is encoded by the exons ATGGGCGGAGCAGATGGAtctaacaagaagaaaaagttcGCCATCATTGGCGCCTCTGCCCTGATTCTGGTGGCAATGGTAGTTGCTGTAACTGTTGGGGTCACAGTATCACGCCGCGGCGGAGGGTCATCCGACGGCCACACCTCCACGTCCACAAAGGCGATCCAGGCCATTTGCCAGCCCACCGACTATAAGAAGACATGCGAGGAAAGCCTGTCAGGCGCGGCCGGTAACGTCACCGATCCCAAAGAGTTGATCAAAGTAGGGTTCCAAGTCACCATGGACATGCTCCGCGGCGTCATCGAGAAGTCCACCACGTTGAAGGATTTGGCTAAGGACCCAAGCACCGGAGATGCACTCCAAAACTGCAAGGAGCTCCTGGAGTACGCCATCGATGACTTAGGTGACTCGTTTGACAGGATTGGGGCCTTCGACATGAGCAAGCTCGATCTTTACGTGGAGGATCTCAAAGTGTGGCTCAGCGCTGCCATGACATACGAGCAGACTTGCTTGGATGGGTTCGAGAATACCACTGGTGATGCCGGTCAGAAGATGAGGGAGTTCTTGAAGACATCGCAGGAGCTCACCAACAACGGCCTCGCCATGGTCGACCAAGTTTCCACGATGTTCGGGGCTCTTAATGTCAAATCCGGCCGCAGACTCCTTGAGGCTACAGCTGGAACTGTTGCGAAGAAGTTCCAGAAGGCTAAGGTCATTCCTGCTTGGATTGATAATCGAAGGCTCGACCTCGCTACCGCCACTCCTCAGACGCTGAAACCCGATGTGGTGGTGGCCAAAAAAGGGGGTGGTAAGTACACGACTGTCAACGAAGCCTTGAAGGATATCCCCAAGGACAACGCAGTGAAGGTCTTTGTGATTTATGTTAAGGAGGGAGTGTATGAGGAGCATGTCCTGTTTGATAAGCACATGACCAATGTCATGCTTATAGGAGATGGCCCCACTAAGACCATTATTACCGGTAGAAAGAACTTTGCAGAGGGTACCAAGACAATGCAGACTGCCACAGTCG GTGTTGTGGGAGACTACTTCATTGCCAAGGACATTGGATTTGAGAACACAGCCGGAGCTGTCGGACACCAAGCCGTGGCTCTACGTGTACAGTCAGACTTGTCCATCTTCTACAACTGCAAGATGGATGGGTACCAAGACACCCTATACACCCAAACTCACAGGCAATTCTACCGCGACTGCACCATCAGTGGAACCATCGACTTCATCTTTGGTGATGCTGCCGCTGTGTTCCAAAACTGCAAGATGATCGTCAGGAAGCCACTCGAGAACCAGGCCTGCATGGTGACTGCCCACGGTAGACTGGACAGACGTTCTCCCTCGGGTATCATCCTCCAAAACTGCACCATCTCTGGCGAACCAGGCTACGAGAAGGACCTGAACAAGGCATACTTGGGCAGGCCATGGAAGAACTACGCAAGAGCAATCGTCATGCAGTCCCAGATCGATGACGTGATCGCTCCAGAAGGGTGGATGGAATGGATTGGATCAAACAATCACCAATCTTGCTGGTTCGGTGAGTTTGGCAACAGGGGACTCGGTGCCGACCAGACCAAGAGGGCGACATGGCGTGGAATTAAGAAGCTTACCGCTCAGCACGCCGCGGACTTCACCGCTGGGAGGTTCGTGTTCGGTGATAGATGGATTCAGCCTAGCGGTGTGCCCTATGTCGCTGGCATGATGCCGTAA
- the LOC137737954 gene encoding putative pectinesterase/pectinesterase inhibitor 28 — MAASEAKKKKIAIIAVLVVLLVAMIVAVTVGVKMAKKGNKKPAKVGAKKKAIETICQPTTYKETCQSSLEKEAGDTTDPKDLIKAGFKVAADKVNEVIKNSNTLKEHAKDPMTSQALGVCKELLETAVEDLLGAVDKMGPFDASKIDDYLADLKVWLSAAVNHQATCLDAFKDTKGEAGEKMKGFLKTAQELTSNGLAMVSEISRLVGSPKLNSHRRLMSSSKGGQRNRNYKPVPGWMSDRDLDLLTATPESLKPNVVVAKDGTGKYKTINEALKEVPQKSKEAFVIYIKKGVYEETVIVDKQMTNVVMIGDGPTMTRISGSKSHADGITTMKTATFAALGNYFVAKGIGFENTAGHVKHQAVALRVQSDFSIFFNCHMDAYQDTLYTQTYRQFYRDCTITGTVDFIFGDGVALFQNCKMVVRKPGETQACMVTAQGRTDHNEITGIFLQNCTITGEPDYMAVKDKNKAYLGRPWKNFARVVVMQSSIDEAIAPEGWTEWSGEEYHQNCFFGEYGNTGPRADVTQRVKWSTVKRLTPDQAAAFTPARVFEGDKWVKPSGVPYVPGMMPV, encoded by the exons ATGGCAGCTAgtgaagcaaagaagaagaagatagccATCATCGCCGTATTGGTTGTACTTCTGGTGGCGATGATAGTGGCGGTGACGGTGGGTGTCAAAATGGCCAAAAAGGGCAACAAGAAGCCTGCCAAGGTTGGTGCGAAGAAAAAGGCCATCGAGACCATATGCCAGCCCACCACCTACAAAGAAACCTGCCAAAGCAGCCTCGAAAAGGAGGCAGGTGACACCACCGACCCAAAGGACCTGATCAAGGCCGGGTTCAAGGTGGCGGCGGACAAAGTTAACGAGGTGATCAAGAATTCGAACACCTTGAAAGAGCATGCCAAGGATCCAATGACCAGCCAGGCTCTCGGCGTGTGCAAGGAATTGTTGGAAACCGCAGTTGAAGATCTCCTCGGCGCGGTTGATAAGATGGGGCCATTCGATGCTAGCAAGATCGATGACTACCTTGCAGATCTCAAGGTGTGGCTGAGCGCCGCCGTCAATCACCAGGCAACCTGCCTTGACGCGTTTAAAGACACCAAGGGCGAGGCCGGCGAGAAAATGAAGGGCTTTTTGAAGACAGCGCAAGAACTCACCAGCAATGGACTTGCCATGGTCTCGGAAATCTCTCGTCTCGTCGGTTCTCCTAAATTGAACTCTCACCGTCGCCTCATGTCCTCGTCAAAAGGCGGGCAGAGAAATAGGAATTATAAGCCAGTGCCAGGGTGGATGAGTGATCGCGATCTGGATCTCTTGACTGCCACTCCGGAGAGCTTGAAGCCCAACGTGGTTGTGGCTAAGGATGGGACTGGCAAGTACAAGACCATCAACGAGGCCTTGAAGGAGGTCCCACAGAAGAGCAAGGAGGCCTTTGTGATTTATATTAAGAAGGGAGTGTACGAAGAGACTGTCATCGTTGACAAGCAAATGACCAATGTTGTGATGATTGGTGACGGTCCAACCATGACCAGGATCAGCGGAAGCAAGAGCCACGCGGATGGTATCACAACCATGAAGACCGCAACCTTTG CCGCACTTGGAAACTATTTCGTTGCCAAGGGAATTGGGTTCGAGAACACAGCAGGACACGTAAAGCACCAAGCCGTGGCACTGCGTGTGCAATCCGACTTCTCCATCTTCTTCAACTGCCACATGGACGCATACCAAGACACCCTCTACACCCAAACCTACCGCCAATTCTACCGCGACTGCACCATCACTGGTACAGTAGACTTCATCTTCGGTGATGGGGTGGCTTTGTTCCAAAACTGCAAGATGGTGGTGAGAAAGCCAGGGGAAACACAGGCTTGCATGGTGACAGCACAAGGCAGGACCGACCACAACGAGATCACCGGCATTTTCCTCCAAAACTGCACCATCACCGGTGAGCCAGATTACATGGCTGTGAAGGATAAGAACAAGGCATACTTGGGGAGGCCATGGAAGAACTTTGCAAGGGTAGTTGTGATGCAGTCATCGATTGACGAAGCCATTGCACCTGAAGGGTGGACAGAATGGTCTGGTGAAGAATACCACCAAAACTGCTTCTTTGGTGAGTACGGAAACACGGGTCCTAGGGCGGACGTGACCCAAAGGGTCAAATGGTCAACTGTCAAGAGGCTCACTCCTGATCAAGCTGCGGCTTTCACCCCTGCTAGGgtgtttgagggtgataagtgGGTAAAGCCCAGTGGGGTTCCATATGTTCCTGGCATGATGCCCGTGTAA
- the LOC137738390 gene encoding probable pectinesterase/pectinesterase inhibitor 21, producing the protein MNAEHNKKKKFAIIGVSSVILVAMVVAVTVGVTAKNKGGGGHKNSDGGHVTTSTKAIKAICQPTDYKETCERSLESAAGNSTEPKDLIKAGFNVTMDKLRAIIKNSTTLQELAKDESTNQALENCKELLEYAIDDITTSFQKLGPFDISKIDDYAEDLKVWLSAAITYQQTCLDGFQNTKGDAGEKMKHFLNTTQQLTSNGLAMVTEITSVLGSLNLKANRRRLLAGGGGGGNAKNAPKVIPTWINNKRSLDVSTATPQSIKPDAVVAKDGSGQYETIGEAVKMIPKNNADKTFVIYVKEGVYSEYVMIDKYMTNVMLIGDGATKTKVTGSKNFAAGVQTFQTATVVVVGDYFIAKDIGIENSAGAEGHQAVALRVQSDLSIFYRCQMDGYQDTLYTQTHRQFYRDCTISGTIDFIFGDAAVVFQNCKMIVRKPMDNQACMVTAQGRIDRRQPSGIILQNCTISGDPEYIPVKDKNKSYLGRPWKNLARTVVMQSQIDGIIAPEGWMEWTGSNNHQSCWFGEYRNRGPGSDMSKRVKWSGIKNLGADQAVAFTSGKFVEGDKWIKPSGVPYVAGMVSV; encoded by the exons ATGAACGCTGAAcataataagaagaagaagttcGCCATCATCGGCGTTTCATCTGTGATTCTAGTAGCCATGGTGGTTGCCGTAACGGTTGGGGTAACCGCAAAAAACAAAGGAGGAGGAGGGCACAAAAACTCGGACGGCGGGCATGTCACCACGTCGACAAAAGCAATAAAGGCTATATGCCAGCCGACGGATTATAAGGAAACCTGCGAGAGGAGTCTGGAATCGGCTGCTGGCAACAGCACGGAGCCGAAGGACCTCATCAAGGCAGGTTTCAACGTTACCATGGACAAACTTCGGGCCATCATAAAAAACTCCACCACATTGCAAGAACTGGCCAAGGACGAAAGTACAAACCAAGCTCTAGAAAATTGCAAGGAGCTCTTGGAGTATGCCATCGACGATATCACGACATCTTTCCAAAAATTGGGTCCTTTCGACATCAGCAAGATCGACGATTACGCGGAAGATCTCAAGGTCTGGCTTAGCGCGGCTATTACTTACCAACAAACATGCTTGGACGGGTTTCAGAACACCAAAGGTGACGCCGGCGAAAAGATGAAGCATTTCTTGAACACCACGCAACAGCTCACCAGCAACGGACTTGCCATGGTGACCGAAATTACGTCCGTGCTTGGGTCTCTGAATTTGAAAGCAAACCGGCGTCGTTTGCTGGCagggggagggggtggaggTAATGCGAAGAATGCTCCAAAGGTTATTCCTACGTGGATCAACAATAAGCGTAGCCTCGACGTGTCTACCGCGACTCCACAGTCGATTAAACCAGACGCGGTGGTGGCTAAGGATGGGAGCGGACAGTACGAGACTATTGGTGAAGCTGTGAAGATGATCCCGAAGAACAATGCGGACAAGACGTTTGTGATTTATGTGAAGGAGGGAGTGTACAGTGAGTATGTCATGATTGACAAGTATATGACCAACGTCATGTTGATTGGGGATGGCGCTACTAAGACCAAGGTCACCGGTAGCAAAAACTTCGCTGCGGGAGTCCAAACTTTTCAGACTGCAACAGTTG TTGTAGTTGGGGACTACTTCATTGCTAAGGACATAGGGATTGAGAACTCAGCAGGAGCCGAAGGGCACCAAGCCGTGGCTCTGCGAGTGCAGTCGGACTTGTCCATCTTCTACCGCTGCCAAATGGACGGGTACCAAGACACTCTCTACACTCAAACCCACCGGCAATTCTACCGCGACTGCACCATCAGCGGCACAATCGACTTTATCTTTGGAGACGCTGCCGTAGTGTTCCAGAACTGCAAGATGATCGTAAGAAAACCAATGGACAACCAAGCTTGCATGGTCACAGCCCAAGGGAGAATTGACCGGCGTCAGCCCTCGGGTATCATCCTCCAAAACTGCACCATCTCCGGGGACCCGGAGTACATTCCCGTGAAGGACAAGAACAAGTCGTACCTGGGGAGGCCGTGGAAGAACCTAGCTAGGACCGTCGTTATGCAGTCGCAGATTGATGGCATCATTGCTCCGGAAGGGTGGATGGAGTGGACGGGTTCGAACAATCATCAAAGTTGCTGGTTTGGCGAATACAGAAACAGAGGGCCTGGCTCCGACATGAGCAAGAGGGTGAAGTGGAGCGGTATCAAGAATCTTGGCGCCGACCAGGCTGTCGCTTTCACCTCCGGTAAATTTGTTGAGGGTGATAAGTGGATCAAGCCCAGCGGTGTGCCTTACGTTGCTGGCATGGTTTCCGTTTAG